The following are from one region of the Streptomyces rubrogriseus genome:
- a CDS encoding endo-1,4-beta-xylanase, giving the protein MGSYALPRSGVRRSIRVLLLALVVGVLGTATALIAPPGAHAAESTLGAAAAQSGRYFGTAIASGRLSDSTYTSIAGREFNMVTAENEMKIDATEPQRGQFNFSSADRVYNWAVQNGKQVRGHTLAWHSQQPGWMQSLSGSALRQAMIDHINGVMAHYKGKIVQWDVVNEAFADGSSGARRDSNLQRSGNDWIEVAFRTARAADPSAKLCYNDYNVENWTWAKTQAMYNMVRDFKQRGVPIDCVGFQSHFNSGSPYDSNFRTTLQNFAALGVDVAITELDIQGAPASTYANVTNDCLAVSRCLGITVWGVRDSDSWRSEQTPLLFNNNGSKKAAYTAVLDALNGGDSSEPPADGGQIKGVGSGRCLDVPDASTSDGTQLQLWDCHSGTNQQWTYTDAGELRVYGDKCLDAAGTGNGTKVQIYSCWGGDNQKWRLGSDGSVVGVQSGLCLDAVGGGTANGTLIQLYSCSNGANQHWTRT; this is encoded by the coding sequence ATGGGCTCCTACGCCCTTCCCAGATCCGGTGTCCGCAGGAGCATTCGCGTCCTGCTGCTGGCACTGGTCGTCGGCGTCCTCGGCACGGCCACCGCACTGATCGCGCCGCCGGGGGCGCACGCCGCAGAGAGCACGCTGGGCGCCGCGGCGGCGCAGAGCGGCCGCTACTTCGGCACCGCCATCGCCTCGGGCAGGTTGAGCGACTCGACGTACACGTCGATCGCGGGCCGTGAGTTCAACATGGTGACGGCCGAGAACGAGATGAAGATCGACGCCACCGAACCGCAGCGGGGCCAGTTCAACTTCAGCTCCGCCGACCGCGTCTACAACTGGGCGGTGCAGAACGGCAAACAGGTGCGCGGCCACACCCTGGCCTGGCACTCCCAGCAGCCCGGCTGGATGCAGAGCCTCAGCGGCAGCGCGCTGCGCCAGGCGATGATCGACCACATCAACGGCGTGATGGCCCATTACAAGGGCAAGATCGTCCAGTGGGACGTCGTGAACGAGGCCTTCGCCGACGGCAGTTCGGGAGCCCGACGGGACTCCAACCTGCAACGCAGCGGCAACGACTGGATCGAGGTCGCCTTCCGCACCGCGCGCGCCGCCGACCCGTCCGCCAAGCTCTGCTACAACGACTACAACGTCGAGAACTGGACCTGGGCCAAGACCCAGGCCATGTACAACATGGTGCGGGACTTCAAGCAGCGCGGCGTGCCGATCGACTGCGTCGGCTTCCAGTCGCACTTCAACAGCGGCAGCCCCTACGACAGCAACTTCCGCACCACCCTGCAGAACTTCGCCGCCCTCGGCGTCGACGTGGCCATCACCGAACTCGACATCCAGGGCGCCCCGGCCTCCACCTACGCCAACGTGACCAACGACTGCCTGGCCGTCTCGCGCTGCCTCGGCATCACCGTCTGGGGTGTGCGCGACAGCGACTCCTGGCGATCGGAGCAGACGCCGTTGCTGTTCAACAACAACGGCAGCAAGAAGGCCGCCTACACCGCCGTCCTCGACGCACTCAACGGCGGCGACTCCTCGGAGCCCCCCGCGGACGGGGGACAGATCAAGGGCGTCGGTTCGGGCCGCTGCCTCGACGTGCCCGACGCCAGTACCTCCGACGGCACCCAGCTCCAGCTGTGGGACTGCCACAGCGGCACCAACCAGCAGTGGACCTACACCGACGCCGGAGAGCTAAGGGTCTACGGCGACAAGTGCCTGGACGCCGCCGGCACCGGGAACGGGACCAAGGTCCAGATCTACAGCTGCTGGGGCGGAGACAACCAGAAATGGCGCCTCGGCTCCGACGGGTCCGTCGTCGGCGTCCAGTCCGGCCTCTGCCTCGACGCCGTCGGCGGCGGCACCGCCAACGGAACCCTGATCCAGCTCTACTCCTGCTCGAACGGCGCCAACCAGCACTGGACCCGCACCTGA
- a CDS encoding MSMEG_1061 family FMN-dependent PPOX-type flavoprotein, protein MIHDLIARAVEDRPDDDAAGSLFDLLRADALTGPDQLRELYPQPNPNALRKETDRLTEEARALIGCSSLVFIGSADREGRADVTPRGGPAGFVSVLDEQTLVIPDATGNKRLDTLRNVLETGRLGLLFLVPGRPTTLRVNGRACVSARPELLARLTPVGKPPVTALVVQVEQVYPHCPKSLLRADAWRPERWPSADAQPTSAEVTLAQLNLPGLTLDQIEEAERESLRLRYE, encoded by the coding sequence CTGATCCACGACCTCATCGCGCGTGCCGTCGAAGACCGCCCGGACGACGATGCGGCCGGCTCGCTCTTCGACCTCCTCCGGGCGGACGCCCTCACCGGCCCGGACCAGCTGCGTGAGCTCTACCCGCAGCCGAACCCGAACGCGCTGCGCAAGGAGACCGACCGCCTGACCGAGGAGGCCCGGGCGCTGATCGGCTGTTCCTCACTGGTGTTCATCGGCAGCGCGGACCGCGAGGGCCGGGCCGACGTGACGCCACGTGGCGGCCCGGCCGGGTTCGTCTCGGTGCTGGACGAGCAGACCCTGGTGATCCCGGACGCGACCGGCAACAAACGGCTCGACACCCTGCGCAACGTGCTGGAGACCGGACGCCTGGGGCTGCTCTTCCTCGTCCCCGGGCGTCCGACCACGCTGCGGGTCAACGGACGCGCCTGCGTTTCGGCCCGCCCGGAGCTGCTCGCCCGGCTCACTCCGGTCGGAAAGCCGCCGGTCACCGCGCTGGTGGTGCAGGTCGAGCAGGTCTATCCGCACTGTCCGAAGTCACTGCTGCGCGCCGACGCCTGGCGACCGGAACGCTGGCCGTCCGCCGACGCCCAGCCGACCAGCGCCGAGGTGACCCTGGCGCAGCTGAACCTGCCCGGCCTGACTCTGGACCAGATCGAGGAGGCCGAACGGGAGTCACTGCGCCTGCGATACGAATGA
- a CDS encoding SDR family oxidoreductase — MRWDNHRVVVTAAGRDFGRTLAIRLADLGAEVFLSARRLAAAQRVRDEIRDRGHRRVHAFACDLTDPASIRGFASGVAERTDRVDVLVNNGSRYLTGPDLLSATDADVVDTIASGATGTVLTTRAFLPLLLNSDTPDVVTMVSACGAPGHHRSDAHDAFYAAKSAQAGFTEILSKRLRSQGVRVISLYPPDFDNPDPLSEEWETTSRGAEDALTAQSLVECILFAVAQPRDCFIKAFHFEQV; from the coding sequence ATGAGATGGGACAACCACCGCGTCGTCGTCACGGCCGCCGGCCGGGACTTCGGACGAACCCTGGCCATCCGCCTCGCGGACCTCGGCGCCGAGGTCTTCCTCTCGGCACGCCGACTCGCCGCCGCCCAACGGGTCCGCGACGAGATCCGCGACCGCGGACACCGGCGGGTGCACGCCTTCGCCTGCGACCTGACCGACCCCGCCTCGATCCGCGGCTTCGCCTCCGGCGTCGCGGAACGCACCGACCGCGTCGACGTACTCGTCAACAACGGCTCCCGCTACCTCACGGGGCCGGACCTGCTGTCGGCAACCGACGCCGACGTCGTCGACACCATCGCCTCCGGCGCCACCGGCACGGTCCTGACCACGAGGGCCTTCCTCCCCCTCCTGCTCAACTCGGACACGCCCGACGTCGTGACGATGGTCTCCGCCTGCGGAGCACCGGGCCACCACCGCTCGGACGCGCACGACGCCTTCTACGCGGCCAAGAGCGCCCAGGCGGGGTTCACCGAGATCCTCTCCAAGCGCCTGCGCTCCCAAGGAGTCCGGGTGATCTCGCTCTACCCGCCCGACTTCGACAACCCCGACCCGCTCTCCGAGGAGTGGGAGACCACTTCGCGCGGAGCCGAGGACGCCCTCACCGCGCAGTCGCTCGTGGAGTGCATCCTCTTCGCCGTCGCCCAGCCTCGCGACTGCTTCATCAAGGCGTTCCACTTCGAACAGGTCTGA